The following are encoded together in the Xiphophorus hellerii strain 12219 chromosome 3, Xiphophorus_hellerii-4.1, whole genome shotgun sequence genome:
- the hint3 gene encoding adenosine 5'-monophosphoramidase HINT3 — MAEGQTSSQPVSTGTDRASGVPAEGYNNKCVFCRIANNEMDTELLHRDEDICCFRDIKPSAPHHYLVVPTKHVGNCKSLNIQHVPLVKQMVDVGKDVLQKHNVTDLTDVRFGFHWPPFCSVSHLHLHVLAPVSQMGFMSRLIYRLNSYWFVTADQLIELLNSKVETH; from the exons ATGGCCGAGGGTCAGACTTCTTCTCAGCCTGTCTCAACAGGCACAGACCGAGCCAGCGGTGTACCAGCGGAGGGTTATAACAACAAGTGTGTTTTCTGCAGGATTGCAAACAATGAAATGGACACGGAGCTTCTCCACAGA GATGAAGATATTTGCTGTTTCAGGGACATTAAACCCTCAGCTCCACATCATTACCTGGTTGTCCCAACCAAACATGTTGGAAACTGTAAATCACTCAACATACAACATGTGCCTTTAG TGAAGCAAATGGTTGACGTCGGGAAGGatgttttgcaaaaacacaacgtGACCGATCTCACTGATGTCAG GTTCGGCTTCCATTGGCCACCGTTCTGTTCCGTCTCACATTTACACCTTCATGTTCTGGCACCAGTCAGTCAAATGGGCTTCATGTCGCGCCTCATCTACAGACTCAACTCCTACTGGTTTGTCACG GCAGATCAGCTGATTGAGCTCCTCAACTCTAAAGTAGAGACACATTGA